A window of Cohnella herbarum contains these coding sequences:
- a CDS encoding helix-turn-helix transcriptional regulator encodes MNEYIQQIIDWIEENLKNEFSLEGLASYMGYSPYYCSFKFHQATGISIRRYILLRRLYLSTGDLANNRKIIDIAFDYRYSSQEAYSRAFKTVFGVSPREFQLKKMPVQSFAKLTLNQREDGCRMNISRETEVEQLKNRNRELFDQDVLNILNGQIMYEEFKNKKLMGDSDYVPFNEAMCAKATTVPIFDYAFIQKRASEHNESVENYSNMVIKPLDSLFKKNYNYIVLWFGEDMFCQMNLLTILAYLEQSQYKGKVFVNSFREDEFKVSQTELSLGSYYSVYEEVLVNHMKPTKELLPMMYQAIELFLEMQTENNAVIKYISKNKHLPTSELLKRLFEIFPTVGYGDLQYIELIDKTK; translated from the coding sequence ATGAATGAATATATACAGCAGATAATTGATTGGATAGAAGAAAATTTAAAAAATGAATTTTCGCTAGAGGGCTTAGCTAGCTATATGGGATATTCCCCTTATTATTGTTCTTTTAAATTTCATCAGGCAACGGGTATAAGCATTAGACGCTACATTCTTCTTAGAAGGTTGTATTTATCTACGGGTGATTTAGCAAATAATCGGAAGATAATCGATATTGCCTTTGATTATAGGTATTCATCGCAAGAAGCCTATAGCAGGGCTTTTAAAACAGTTTTTGGCGTTAGTCCAAGAGAATTTCAACTCAAAAAAATGCCTGTTCAGTCATTTGCTAAGCTCACTCTTAATCAGAGAGAGGATGGTTGCAGAATGAATATATCTAGAGAAACCGAGGTTGAACAATTAAAAAATAGGAATCGAGAATTGTTTGACCAAGATGTACTGAACATATTAAATGGTCAAATCATGTATGAGGAATTTAAGAATAAAAAGCTTATGGGAGATTCTGATTATGTACCGTTCAATGAAGCAATGTGTGCAAAAGCGACTACGGTACCTATTTTTGATTATGCGTTTATTCAAAAGAGAGCATCAGAACATAATGAGTCTGTAGAAAATTACAGCAATATGGTAATAAAGCCCTTAGATAGTTTGTTTAAGAAAAACTATAACTATATTGTTTTATGGTTTGGGGAAGACATGTTTTGTCAGATGAATCTTCTGACTATCCTTGCCTATCTTGAACAGTCTCAGTATAAAGGTAAAGTGTTTGTTAATAGCTTTAGAGAGGATGAATTTAAAGTAAGCCAAACTGAGCTTAGTTTAGGTAGCTATTATTCCGTCTATGAAGAAGTATTAGTCAATCATATGAAGCCAACAAAAGAACTACTTCCAATGATGTACCAGGCAATAGAGTTATTTTTAGAAATGCAGACAGAAAATAATGCCGTTATCAAATACATTTCCAAAAATAAACATCTACCTACATCCGAATTGCTTAAGCGGTTATTCGAGATTTTCCCAACAGTAGGATATGGAGATTTACAATATATTGAACTCATTGATAAAACGAAGTGA
- a CDS encoding alpha/beta fold hydrolase, which produces MSDVGMGSLQTCTDFSYTFEQFSLIIEQLLDQLSIPQFILYCHDYGGPVGFRLAVRHPLRVRSFIIQNSVVNFEGLGTPFDVFKALWEHPDARTQQEFAATVTSFDFTKKQYFTGACYPERVSPDGPYMDQMFLNRPGNREIQVALGYDYRKNVEQYPIWQQIGLSL; this is translated from the coding sequence ATGTCGGATGTCGGAATGGGTTCGTTACAAACATGCACCGATTTCTCTTATACATTCGAACAATTCTCGCTCATTATTGAGCAATTATTGGATCAGCTGTCTATTCCACAGTTTATTTTGTACTGTCACGATTATGGCGGTCCCGTCGGATTTCGGTTGGCCGTCAGGCACCCTCTTCGCGTCCGAAGCTTTATCATTCAAAATTCCGTTGTGAACTTCGAGGGATTGGGAACGCCATTTGATGTATTCAAAGCGCTCTGGGAGCACCCGGATGCCCGAACGCAGCAGGAATTCGCAGCCACCGTAACCTCTTTCGACTTCACCAAGAAGCAGTACTTTACCGGAGCATGCTATCCCGAAAGGGTTAGTCCCGATGGACCCTACATGGATCAAATGTTTCTGAATCGCCCCGGCAATCGGGAAATACAAGTTGCTCTTGGCTACGACTATCGCAAGAATGTGGAGCAGTATCCTATCTGGCAGCAAATAGGCTTATCTTTATAA